Proteins encoded in a region of the Hippocampus zosterae strain Florida chromosome 11, ASM2543408v3, whole genome shotgun sequence genome:
- the tmem63ba gene encoding CSC1-like protein 2 isoform X2: protein MQVLVLGMAIWGAQACSDSQSCTTTLPPNATSKEYCYSARIRSTVLQGLPFGGVPTVLALDFMCFLGLLVVFSFLRKVAWDYGRLALVSDADRRMDQRYSRLDDREYAVAALTEAPERYERLTSVSSSVDMDQRDTGFCSWLTAIFRIKDDEIREKCGEDAVHYLSFQRHIIGLLVVVGVLSVGIILPVNFSGNLLENNAYNFGRTTIANLDADNALLWLHTIFAFLYLLLTVCSMRRHTSKMHYAEDDLVKRTLFVNGLSKYAEETEIKQHFEQAYENCAVLEARICYNVARLMYLNSERKKAERNKKFFLDLQAKEHMATMINPKPCGHLCCCIIKGCEQEEAVSYYTKLEAQLKDGYRKEREKVNRKPLGMAFVTFQNESITAIILKDFNACKCQGCHCRQEPQSSAFSDKLQTHNWTVSYAPDPHNVYWEHLSLGGFSWWIRCLIINCVLFLLLFFLTTPAIIISTMDKFNVTKPVEYLNNPIITQFFPTLLLWSFSALLPTIVYYSAFFEAHWTRSGENRTTMHKCYTFLIFMVLLLPSLGLSSLDVFFRWLFDKRFLADAKVRFECVFLPDNGAFFVNYVIASAFIGNAMDLLRIPGLLMYMIRLCLARSAAERRNVKRHQAYEFQFGAAYAWMMCVFTVVMTYSITCPIIVPFGLMYMLLKHLADRYNMYYAYLPSKLDKKIHSGAVNQVVAAPILCLFWLLFFSTMRSGFSAAISMFTFIVLIITITVCLLHVCFGHFKYLSAHNYKIDTQESDGNVNGHIECTTNSNKAAMYIAEVLQDPNSEEAGSGSGEDDGQGSSQDEEIINVENGLNEDFQSGEDSLIENEVRH, encoded by the exons ATGCAGGTGCTTGTATTAGGGATGGCCATCTGGGGGGCACAAGCGTGCTCTGACTCACAAAGCTGTACGACAACGCTGCCACCCAATGCCACCTCCAAAGAGTACTGCTACTCGGCCCGAATTCGCAGCACGGTGCTGCAGGGCTTGCCCTTTGGTGGCGTACCAACTGTTCTCGCCCTTGACTTCATGTGCTTTTTG GGCTTGCTGGTCGTGTTCTCTTTCTTGCGAAAAGTAGCGTGGGACTATGGACGTCTCGCTCTGGTCTCTGATGCTGACAG GAGAATGGATCAGCGTTACAGTCGTCTGGATGATCGGGAATA TGCGGTCGCTGCCTTAACAGAGGCACCTGAACGCTATGAGCGCCTCACCTCAGTTTCCAGCTCGGTTGACATGGATCAAAGAGACACA GGCTTCTGTTCCTGGCTCACTGCCATCTTCCGAATCAA GGATGATGAGATAAGGGAGAAGTGTGGGGAGGATGCAGTGCATTATTTGTCCTTCCAACGCCACATCATTGGCCTGTTGGTCGTGGTGGGTGTGCTCTCTGTTGGCATCATCTTGCCTGTTAACTTCTCAGGAAACCTACTTG AAAACAATGCTTATAATTTTGGAAGAACTACTATAGCAAATCTAGATGCAGA TAATGCACTTTTGTGGCTGCACACCATATTTGCATTCCTTTACCTGTTACTGACAGTATGCAGCATGAGAAGACACACCTCCAAGATGCACTACGCGGAAGATGACTTg GTCAAACGAACATTATTTGTCAATGGACTCTCCAAATATGCAGAAGAAACGGAAATAAAGCAACACTTTGA GCAAGCGTATGAAAACTGTGCTGTGCTGGAAGCTCGCATCTGTTACAATGTGGCCAGGCTGATGTATCTGAACTCTGAAAG GAAGAAAGCTGAGCGCAACAAAAAATTCTTCCTTGATCTGCAGGCCAAAGAGCACATGGCCACCATGATAAACCCAAAGCCGTGTGGACACCTTTGCTGTTGCATCATCAAAGGTTGCGAGCAG GAAGAGGCTGTGAGTTACTATACCAAGTTGGAAGCTCAATTAAAAGATGGCTacaggaaggagagagagaaggtCAACAGGAAACCTTTAGGAATGGCATTTGTCACCTTTCAAAACGAATCCATCACTGCTAT AATCTTGAAGGACTTCAACGCTTGCAAATGTCAGGGCTGCCACTGTCGCCAAGAGCCTCAGAGCTCTGCATTTAGTGACAAACTCCAGACACACAACTGGACTGTGAGCTATGCCCCCGATCCACACAATGTCTACTG GGAGCATCTGTCGTTGGGAGGATTCTCGTGGTGGATCCGCTGCTTGATCATAAACtgtgtcctcttcctcctcctattCTTCCTCACCACACCAGCCATCATTATCTCGACCATGGACAAGTTCAATGTTACCAAACCAGTGGAGTACCTTAAT AATCCAATTATCACTCAATTTTTCCCCACCCTACTCCTGTGGTCCTTCTCTGCCTTACTTCCTACCATTGTCTACTACTCTGCCTTCTTTGAAGCCCATTGGACGCG GTCTGGCGAGAACAGAACTACTATGCACAAATGCTACACGTTTCTAATCTTTATGGTGCTCCTGCTGCCTTCCCTTGGTCTAAGCAG TTTGGATGTGTTCTTCCGGTGGCTTTTTGACAAAAGATTCTTGGCAGATGCGAAAGTGAGATTTGA GTGTGTGTTCCTTCCTGACAATGGAGCCTTCTTTGTCAACTATGTCATtgcatctgcattcattggcaATGCCATGGACCTGCTCAGGATCCCCGGTCTGCTTATGTACATGATCCGCCTTTGCCTTGCTCGATCTGCAGCCGAGCGCAGGAACGTCAAGAGG CATCAAGCTTACGAGTTCCAGTTTGGAGCGGCTTATGCCTGGATGATGTGCGTCTTCACAGTGGTTATGACCTACAGCATCACTTGCCCTATTATTGTCCCCTTCG GGCTGATGTATATGCTGCTCAAACACTTAGCAGACAGGTACAACATGTACTATGCTTACCTGCCTTCCAAACTGGACAAGAAGATCCATTCTGGAGCTGTCAACCAAGTGGTGGCTGCTCCAATTCTCTGTCTATTTTGGCTTCTTTTCTTCTCCACGATGCGCTCTG GGTTTTCAGCTGCAATCTCCATGTTCACGTTCATAGTTTTGATCATCACAATCACTGTCTGCCTCTTGCAcgtctgctttggacattttaaatatttgagcGCACACAACTACAAG attgacactcaagaatcgGATGGGAATGTGAATGGGCATATTGAGTGCACGACTAACTCCAACAAAGCTGCA ATGTACATTGCTGAGGTTCTGCAAGATCCAAATTCAGAGGAGGCTGGATCAGGCAGTGGCGAGGACGACGGTCAGGGGTCGTCACAAGATGAGGAAATAATCAATGTAGAAAATGGCCTCAACGAGGACTTCCAATCCGGAGAAGACAGCCTCATTGAAAATGAAGTGCGACACTGA
- the tmem63ba gene encoding CSC1-like protein 2 isoform X3 gives MQVLVLGMAIWGAQACSDSQSCTTTLPPNATSKEYCYSARIRSTVLQGLPFGGVPTVLALDFMCFLGLLVVFSFLRKVAWDYGRLALVSDADSAVAALTEAPERYERLTSVSSSVDMDQRDTGFCSWLTAIFRIKDDEIREKCGEDAVHYLSFQRHIIGLLVVVGVLSVGIILPVNFSGNLLENNAYNFGRTTIANLDADNALLWLHTIFAFLYLLLTVCSMRRHTSKMHYAEDDLVKRTLFVNGLSKYAEETEIKQHFEQAYENCAVLEARICYNVARLMYLNSERKKAERNKKFFLDLQAKEHMATMINPKPCGHLCCCIIKGCEQEEAVSYYTKLEAQLKDGYRKEREKVNRKPLGMAFVTFQNESITAIILKDFNACKCQGCHCRQEPQSSAFSDKLQTHNWTVSYAPDPHNVYWEHLSLGGFSWWIRCLIINCVLFLLLFFLTTPAIIISTMDKFNVTKPVEYLNNPIITQFFPTLLLWSFSALLPTIVYYSAFFEAHWTRSGENRTTMHKCYTFLIFMVLLLPSLGLSSLDVFFRWLFDKRFLADAKVRFECVFLPDNGAFFVNYVIASAFIGNAMDLLRIPGLLMYMIRLCLARSAAERRNVKRHQAYEFQFGAAYAWMMCVFTVVMTYSITCPIIVPFGLMYMLLKHLADRYNMYYAYLPSKLDKKIHSGAVNQVVAAPILCLFWLLFFSTMRSGFSAAISMFTFIVLIITITVCLLHVCFGHFKYLSAHNYKIDTQESDGNVNGHIECTTNSNKAAQMYIAEVLQDPNSEEAGSGSGEDDGQGSSQDEEIINVENGLNEDFQSGEDSLIENEVRH, from the exons ATGCAGGTGCTTGTATTAGGGATGGCCATCTGGGGGGCACAAGCGTGCTCTGACTCACAAAGCTGTACGACAACGCTGCCACCCAATGCCACCTCCAAAGAGTACTGCTACTCGGCCCGAATTCGCAGCACGGTGCTGCAGGGCTTGCCCTTTGGTGGCGTACCAACTGTTCTCGCCCTTGACTTCATGTGCTTTTTG GGCTTGCTGGTCGTGTTCTCTTTCTTGCGAAAAGTAGCGTGGGACTATGGACGTCTCGCTCTGGTCTCTGATGCTGACAG TGCGGTCGCTGCCTTAACAGAGGCACCTGAACGCTATGAGCGCCTCACCTCAGTTTCCAGCTCGGTTGACATGGATCAAAGAGACACA GGCTTCTGTTCCTGGCTCACTGCCATCTTCCGAATCAA GGATGATGAGATAAGGGAGAAGTGTGGGGAGGATGCAGTGCATTATTTGTCCTTCCAACGCCACATCATTGGCCTGTTGGTCGTGGTGGGTGTGCTCTCTGTTGGCATCATCTTGCCTGTTAACTTCTCAGGAAACCTACTTG AAAACAATGCTTATAATTTTGGAAGAACTACTATAGCAAATCTAGATGCAGA TAATGCACTTTTGTGGCTGCACACCATATTTGCATTCCTTTACCTGTTACTGACAGTATGCAGCATGAGAAGACACACCTCCAAGATGCACTACGCGGAAGATGACTTg GTCAAACGAACATTATTTGTCAATGGACTCTCCAAATATGCAGAAGAAACGGAAATAAAGCAACACTTTGA GCAAGCGTATGAAAACTGTGCTGTGCTGGAAGCTCGCATCTGTTACAATGTGGCCAGGCTGATGTATCTGAACTCTGAAAG GAAGAAAGCTGAGCGCAACAAAAAATTCTTCCTTGATCTGCAGGCCAAAGAGCACATGGCCACCATGATAAACCCAAAGCCGTGTGGACACCTTTGCTGTTGCATCATCAAAGGTTGCGAGCAG GAAGAGGCTGTGAGTTACTATACCAAGTTGGAAGCTCAATTAAAAGATGGCTacaggaaggagagagagaaggtCAACAGGAAACCTTTAGGAATGGCATTTGTCACCTTTCAAAACGAATCCATCACTGCTAT AATCTTGAAGGACTTCAACGCTTGCAAATGTCAGGGCTGCCACTGTCGCCAAGAGCCTCAGAGCTCTGCATTTAGTGACAAACTCCAGACACACAACTGGACTGTGAGCTATGCCCCCGATCCACACAATGTCTACTG GGAGCATCTGTCGTTGGGAGGATTCTCGTGGTGGATCCGCTGCTTGATCATAAACtgtgtcctcttcctcctcctattCTTCCTCACCACACCAGCCATCATTATCTCGACCATGGACAAGTTCAATGTTACCAAACCAGTGGAGTACCTTAAT AATCCAATTATCACTCAATTTTTCCCCACCCTACTCCTGTGGTCCTTCTCTGCCTTACTTCCTACCATTGTCTACTACTCTGCCTTCTTTGAAGCCCATTGGACGCG GTCTGGCGAGAACAGAACTACTATGCACAAATGCTACACGTTTCTAATCTTTATGGTGCTCCTGCTGCCTTCCCTTGGTCTAAGCAG TTTGGATGTGTTCTTCCGGTGGCTTTTTGACAAAAGATTCTTGGCAGATGCGAAAGTGAGATTTGA GTGTGTGTTCCTTCCTGACAATGGAGCCTTCTTTGTCAACTATGTCATtgcatctgcattcattggcaATGCCATGGACCTGCTCAGGATCCCCGGTCTGCTTATGTACATGATCCGCCTTTGCCTTGCTCGATCTGCAGCCGAGCGCAGGAACGTCAAGAGG CATCAAGCTTACGAGTTCCAGTTTGGAGCGGCTTATGCCTGGATGATGTGCGTCTTCACAGTGGTTATGACCTACAGCATCACTTGCCCTATTATTGTCCCCTTCG GGCTGATGTATATGCTGCTCAAACACTTAGCAGACAGGTACAACATGTACTATGCTTACCTGCCTTCCAAACTGGACAAGAAGATCCATTCTGGAGCTGTCAACCAAGTGGTGGCTGCTCCAATTCTCTGTCTATTTTGGCTTCTTTTCTTCTCCACGATGCGCTCTG GGTTTTCAGCTGCAATCTCCATGTTCACGTTCATAGTTTTGATCATCACAATCACTGTCTGCCTCTTGCAcgtctgctttggacattttaaatatttgagcGCACACAACTACAAG attgacactcaagaatcgGATGGGAATGTGAATGGGCATATTGAGTGCACGACTAACTCCAACAAAGCTGCA CAGATGTACATTGCTGAGGTTCTGCAAGATCCAAATTCAGAGGAGGCTGGATCAGGCAGTGGCGAGGACGACGGTCAGGGGTCGTCACAAGATGAGGAAATAATCAATGTAGAAAATGGCCTCAACGAGGACTTCCAATCCGGAGAAGACAGCCTCATTGAAAATGAAGTGCGACACTGA
- the tmem63ba gene encoding CSC1-like protein 2 isoform X1 — MQVLVLGMAIWGAQACSDSQSCTTTLPPNATSKEYCYSARIRSTVLQGLPFGGVPTVLALDFMCFLGLLVVFSFLRKVAWDYGRLALVSDADRRMDQRYSRLDDREYAVAALTEAPERYERLTSVSSSVDMDQRDTGFCSWLTAIFRIKDDEIREKCGEDAVHYLSFQRHIIGLLVVVGVLSVGIILPVNFSGNLLENNAYNFGRTTIANLDADNALLWLHTIFAFLYLLLTVCSMRRHTSKMHYAEDDLVKRTLFVNGLSKYAEETEIKQHFEQAYENCAVLEARICYNVARLMYLNSERKKAERNKKFFLDLQAKEHMATMINPKPCGHLCCCIIKGCEQEEAVSYYTKLEAQLKDGYRKEREKVNRKPLGMAFVTFQNESITAIILKDFNACKCQGCHCRQEPQSSAFSDKLQTHNWTVSYAPDPHNVYWEHLSLGGFSWWIRCLIINCVLFLLLFFLTTPAIIISTMDKFNVTKPVEYLNNPIITQFFPTLLLWSFSALLPTIVYYSAFFEAHWTRSGENRTTMHKCYTFLIFMVLLLPSLGLSSLDVFFRWLFDKRFLADAKVRFECVFLPDNGAFFVNYVIASAFIGNAMDLLRIPGLLMYMIRLCLARSAAERRNVKRHQAYEFQFGAAYAWMMCVFTVVMTYSITCPIIVPFGLMYMLLKHLADRYNMYYAYLPSKLDKKIHSGAVNQVVAAPILCLFWLLFFSTMRSGFSAAISMFTFIVLIITITVCLLHVCFGHFKYLSAHNYKIDTQESDGNVNGHIECTTNSNKAAQMYIAEVLQDPNSEEAGSGSGEDDGQGSSQDEEIINVENGLNEDFQSGEDSLIENEVRH; from the exons ATGCAGGTGCTTGTATTAGGGATGGCCATCTGGGGGGCACAAGCGTGCTCTGACTCACAAAGCTGTACGACAACGCTGCCACCCAATGCCACCTCCAAAGAGTACTGCTACTCGGCCCGAATTCGCAGCACGGTGCTGCAGGGCTTGCCCTTTGGTGGCGTACCAACTGTTCTCGCCCTTGACTTCATGTGCTTTTTG GGCTTGCTGGTCGTGTTCTCTTTCTTGCGAAAAGTAGCGTGGGACTATGGACGTCTCGCTCTGGTCTCTGATGCTGACAG GAGAATGGATCAGCGTTACAGTCGTCTGGATGATCGGGAATA TGCGGTCGCTGCCTTAACAGAGGCACCTGAACGCTATGAGCGCCTCACCTCAGTTTCCAGCTCGGTTGACATGGATCAAAGAGACACA GGCTTCTGTTCCTGGCTCACTGCCATCTTCCGAATCAA GGATGATGAGATAAGGGAGAAGTGTGGGGAGGATGCAGTGCATTATTTGTCCTTCCAACGCCACATCATTGGCCTGTTGGTCGTGGTGGGTGTGCTCTCTGTTGGCATCATCTTGCCTGTTAACTTCTCAGGAAACCTACTTG AAAACAATGCTTATAATTTTGGAAGAACTACTATAGCAAATCTAGATGCAGA TAATGCACTTTTGTGGCTGCACACCATATTTGCATTCCTTTACCTGTTACTGACAGTATGCAGCATGAGAAGACACACCTCCAAGATGCACTACGCGGAAGATGACTTg GTCAAACGAACATTATTTGTCAATGGACTCTCCAAATATGCAGAAGAAACGGAAATAAAGCAACACTTTGA GCAAGCGTATGAAAACTGTGCTGTGCTGGAAGCTCGCATCTGTTACAATGTGGCCAGGCTGATGTATCTGAACTCTGAAAG GAAGAAAGCTGAGCGCAACAAAAAATTCTTCCTTGATCTGCAGGCCAAAGAGCACATGGCCACCATGATAAACCCAAAGCCGTGTGGACACCTTTGCTGTTGCATCATCAAAGGTTGCGAGCAG GAAGAGGCTGTGAGTTACTATACCAAGTTGGAAGCTCAATTAAAAGATGGCTacaggaaggagagagagaaggtCAACAGGAAACCTTTAGGAATGGCATTTGTCACCTTTCAAAACGAATCCATCACTGCTAT AATCTTGAAGGACTTCAACGCTTGCAAATGTCAGGGCTGCCACTGTCGCCAAGAGCCTCAGAGCTCTGCATTTAGTGACAAACTCCAGACACACAACTGGACTGTGAGCTATGCCCCCGATCCACACAATGTCTACTG GGAGCATCTGTCGTTGGGAGGATTCTCGTGGTGGATCCGCTGCTTGATCATAAACtgtgtcctcttcctcctcctattCTTCCTCACCACACCAGCCATCATTATCTCGACCATGGACAAGTTCAATGTTACCAAACCAGTGGAGTACCTTAAT AATCCAATTATCACTCAATTTTTCCCCACCCTACTCCTGTGGTCCTTCTCTGCCTTACTTCCTACCATTGTCTACTACTCTGCCTTCTTTGAAGCCCATTGGACGCG GTCTGGCGAGAACAGAACTACTATGCACAAATGCTACACGTTTCTAATCTTTATGGTGCTCCTGCTGCCTTCCCTTGGTCTAAGCAG TTTGGATGTGTTCTTCCGGTGGCTTTTTGACAAAAGATTCTTGGCAGATGCGAAAGTGAGATTTGA GTGTGTGTTCCTTCCTGACAATGGAGCCTTCTTTGTCAACTATGTCATtgcatctgcattcattggcaATGCCATGGACCTGCTCAGGATCCCCGGTCTGCTTATGTACATGATCCGCCTTTGCCTTGCTCGATCTGCAGCCGAGCGCAGGAACGTCAAGAGG CATCAAGCTTACGAGTTCCAGTTTGGAGCGGCTTATGCCTGGATGATGTGCGTCTTCACAGTGGTTATGACCTACAGCATCACTTGCCCTATTATTGTCCCCTTCG GGCTGATGTATATGCTGCTCAAACACTTAGCAGACAGGTACAACATGTACTATGCTTACCTGCCTTCCAAACTGGACAAGAAGATCCATTCTGGAGCTGTCAACCAAGTGGTGGCTGCTCCAATTCTCTGTCTATTTTGGCTTCTTTTCTTCTCCACGATGCGCTCTG GGTTTTCAGCTGCAATCTCCATGTTCACGTTCATAGTTTTGATCATCACAATCACTGTCTGCCTCTTGCAcgtctgctttggacattttaaatatttgagcGCACACAACTACAAG attgacactcaagaatcgGATGGGAATGTGAATGGGCATATTGAGTGCACGACTAACTCCAACAAAGCTGCA CAGATGTACATTGCTGAGGTTCTGCAAGATCCAAATTCAGAGGAGGCTGGATCAGGCAGTGGCGAGGACGACGGTCAGGGGTCGTCACAAGATGAGGAAATAATCAATGTAGAAAATGGCCTCAACGAGGACTTCCAATCCGGAGAAGACAGCCTCATTGAAAATGAAGTGCGACACTGA